aattgtttcagtcaccataacttttaaactctcgcgttgcatgtttaatgtataatagaatacgggaattaacgcaaacacgcattttaccttaaaatgcctaacgtttcggcgcaggttgcactcgccgtggtcgcaggctgaccacggcgagtgcaacctgttTCAGTCACGTCCTCACTTTTAACTATACGAAGCGTAAATTAGTTAACAGAGTGAGAAAATTTTCGAATACTGAAacgttatataattttaagtgaTTTCTTATGTACAGTATGTATATACATCACAGCTGTGTACCACTCACACACCTTGTGCCAACtatatgtgacgtcacacttACTGTACGTCTTTTTAGGGCTCCGtatccaaagggtaaaacggaaccctattactaagcgtccgctgtctgtctgtctccaggctgtatctcataaaccgtgatagctagaaagcaacttcgaaaaattaaaaaacataaatattaaggGGGGTCTCGCACATGGCCGATTTTTTAAGACATCTCCctcactaagaactgctcttgtgtcgcggggacttttacaaacataaaaacaacagacacacagtacaaccagacacaaaacaattCGAGGATcgcagaaataaatgttttatgtgggaatcgaacccacgacctctttACGCTATGGTAGTGGCGTGACGcccatcttaaccactgcgcaaaTAACGCCATAGAAATACGTAATACATACGCACTGTAcatatgatataatatataattcttctgtaagtgtgtatgtcactgaacttctcttaaacgattggaccgattttgatgaaattttttgtgtgtattcaagggaatctgagaatggtttagattcacaattttgtccgctggacaatgtttttttaatttattagacaggacaacgtctgtcgggtcacATAGTAtgatataaagtaaaattcttatataaatactacttaaaattgagtaacgtttcaatatttgacttattaaattgtaaataatggagttattataaatatcgtAGTCTGTATAGAgagagaaataattattatagattacaggggccgaaacaggtcagtaaagtcagtaaaagtcagtatttttggacctggtcagtaaaagtcagtattttagaaaatcggtcagtattgtcagtatttttccaaactcacacacgtttttttttggttttcctttgctgttggccaatcttacattctcgatttgcccagtaatcatatcaaagggctgctttggatgctcgatattatgttgatgatctgcgtaatatatatgttattgtaaaagcccgaacagtggtaaatcctaagattttaaggtaaaacctaagatttaccaactctcaatggtaaaagtccgaacaagccggagtttaaaaactgtcacatatacagtatatacaaaactccttcttcataactatgtaacggtataattatataccgttacatagttataaagaaggagttttgggcaaagcgacatgggtaagttaggttagaaggctgaggtgcaCCTTAGCCTTTGtcgttactttttttttaaaccacccagcaggaatgcaatgcaatgtaGGAAAGGACCCCGAAGcaggctccggcgacatctcgacatcatcaagtgaatagaggtaaaagttcgaaataaaatcattgttcggacttttaccattgcgagttggtaaatcttaggttatactggaaaatcttaggatttaccacagttcgggcttttacagtaacatatacatgtattgaagcatcacatgacttcaatagaacagcaaattaaaatttactatttttttgaaatcaatatttttgaagtgaaaattctttagcgccgttgcgcacttttgcgaaacttcgtaagacctgattgaaatttcgtaagacctgattgaaaattcgtaagacctgattgaaaattcttaagacctgattgaaaactcgtaagagctgattgaaaactcgtaagacctgattgaaaattcgtaagacctgattgaaaactcgtaagacctgattgaaaactcgtaagatctgattgaaaattcgtaagacctgattgaaaactcgtaagacctgattgaaaattcgtaagacctgattgaaaacgcgtaagacctgattgaaaattcgtaagacctgattgaaaactttattaacaaagctttttaacacactataaaggcgatgctggttgactacggggatggtggagaccaataaccgaaaaaaagctttttaacagtcttaaaaaaaggattttgacttctcaattcgactgtattttttgttatttcacaccattcacctgaaaaacggtttagaaatggtctgtatttggtcagtatttttgaattttggtcagtaaaatcagtattttcgacctcggaacttgtttcggcccctgagaTTATATTGCAGAGTGAAGAGAAATAGAGTATGtatgattaaaaaatactgttttacttttaatacgtggttcaaacataaataagttaaaccatgttttttttttactttcattataatttaattgtctATGACctccagtttctgagtacatttagcggtagtttatctattcagtaacgttttttatatgagtttaaacgctattgaatagataaactaccgataaatgtacctcagaaaccgggggtgagtgaTAAAGACAAAACATTGTTTAACTTATTCGACATTTTGAtgtaaaacagtatttttattattggttgaatttaaatatttttattagtttataaaaaaatcgcaaaaatcgaggcgcccatagccagttgcgctcaccggtcggtaaacgatctgtgggttaagcaaaccttggcgcggtcattccatagatgggagaccgtatagtggtatttcagctgggcgtctccgtgcttcggagggcacgcaaaaagtcggtcccggttgttgtcgattaagataacagtcgttaagccacgtcaaaggccttcgggcggcttgaacaacttcgacactaggttgaccactaacggtacgataaataaaataattagtttatttagtaattCCTAACTAACTGCCAGTTGTAATACACTGATAGGCTATCTAATAGATAAATTAGTAGCAAAATTTAAAGAAACAGaactcaattttattatatacctgcatacatacaaaaagtaGTACTTTCTTCCCTTAGGGCGCGTTCACATATAGCGTCAGTTTTACAGGTCCGTTTAAacgtgtgtgtttttttttttttttttttaatcatttattcaagtttaacaataaaatttaaattttcacaaaaaatcgcCAAACTGCATAACAGTTTGTTGGCGACAATGGCGCTCTGTttcaattacattatattatatatagttatACAAACAActctttacaattattatattactaatttatagctattaacttacttatgttattattgtgttaattatgtatttaaatctatagttctaaaagtaatttttctttcagtctttttttaaatgttattctaCTTGTATCTTTGGACGTATTTCTTATATAATctatcttattaaatattatcggagttatatattttcttgttcTTTTGCCATAGTAGTTCCTTACAGGTGGTATCACTAATTTACCCTGTTCTTTTTGTCTGGTGTTATATATATGTACTATTGGTTCCTTAtatttgtcattattatattgttctaaAGCTATTAGGTATTCTACTTTAATATGTACtggtaatattttacatatattaaacaatttttcataGTTAGGTTTACTTTTCTGTTTAACTTTTTGGTTGacaagatatttaattattctaattTGAAGTTGTTTTATACGATCTAGGTGTGTTTTGAATGTAAGCCCATAACTACTTAatccataattaattaatgaatcagCAAGTGCATGATACAATACAAACAAgacttttttattaacaaagctaTTGAGATGGAAGAATTTACCCAAGACTGATTGCAgtttattacatatttcattaatgtgtggtttccaattaaaattacaatccACTGTCAAACCCAAGTACCTATATTTATCCACGAGCTCTATTTGTGCGCAGCGGCAGCCAGCTTGATTGTTGTGCAGACACTCGTATGTGTGCCCAGTTATGTGCATGTCATCCTTTCGCTGTTTTATGTAGGTGTTATACGGTGAATTTATACACATTGCTTTCGTTTTAGCAAAATTTATGATAATACCATTGTCGTGAGCCcatttaatgatattttcaaAGTCCTCCTGCATACACCTTAATGCATCCGTCATGTTATTGGATGGGTACAGCAGGCACATGTCATCTGCGTACATGAAGGTCTTGCAATGTTTTATTACGTTAATGACGCTGTTTACATGCATTATATACCCGACCGGGCCATAGACTGAGCCAGTCGGCACTCCGAGGCTCACACTTACCTCGTCACCGAGGGTTCCATCTATTGAAGTGCGTAGAGTTCTATTGTGCAAATAACATTTAAACCATCTACTGATGGGACCCCTTATGCCACACTCGTCCATCGCCCGCAGTAGTATGTCGTGGTCCAGGGTGTCAAATGCCTTTTTATAGTCAATGAACAGAGCAAGGACAAACTTACCGTCGTTGAGGCTGTTGTTGACGTGGTCGGTGAAGTCCGTGAGCGCGGTGGTGGTGCTGCGCCCGCGCCTGAACCCGTGCTGCGCGTCGGATATTATGCCGTGCCGTTCCAAGTAGCCACTTACCTGATTCACTATTACCTTTtccactattttatttattacggaTAATATGGCAATGGGTCTGTAATTACTATAGTCTATATGACTGCCTTGTTTATATATGGGTCgtataattgatttttttaataaatccgGGTAAACTCCTTCACTCACACACATGTTTATAAATTTAGCTAACACTGGGCTGATGtctttttttacgtgtttgatatCCTGTACTCTTATTTTGTCTAATCCGGGCGATTTATTACAGTCTAATTgattaatgtatttttctattgtacTAGCATCTACCTTCTGAAAATAGAACGATTTATCACTCGGTTTTACATAGGAACTCCTTACTAAAAAGTTATTATCACagttatgtttaattttgtgtatttcacCTGTAAACGTTTCAGAAAAGTTATTGCAGATATCCTGTACACAGTTATTTTGACCTAAATGTTTGAGTATTACATCATCTAAACTCATTTTTTGGTTACCTatccatttatttatataagcccatatttttctataatcattattacatttttctatttctatttgcCTGTATTTATTCTTTGCTTTCTCTATTAACTTGTTaactttatttctatatttagtaTATATTAATCTATTAGTCATGTTATTAGGCGAAGATTTCCAAATTCTAAACAGTAAGTCTCTTTGTTCCATCTTATTTCTTAATTCGCTATCTACCCACGGTTGAGTAATTCTCTTTTTCTTAGGTAATTTCTGTACTTTACATTTCTCATATATATCATCAAAAACACTATACAGTTTATCATACAATAACATAGGACAATTTGTTTGCATTAAATAAGaccaatcaatattttttaaactatcactTAACATTTTTTCGTCAATAATagtttgcgatccacaaatgatattattatttttgtgtacacTACCAGCTGATGTTATGCCAATTCCAACCATATAGTGATCCGATAAGGTGCAGGTTAGAATGTGCGAGTGCGCATCGAGCGCCTGTCCGCGACTCGGCCGCACGCACACATGGTCAATATTCGAGGAATTCACTCGGCCGTCGACGATCGCCTCGCGCGTTATCTCCGTCCTTGGTATTGCACTTTGCAGGCCGCTTTCACACAACGCGATTTTGTAAGCTGATAAATTGGTATTTTCGTCTTGAGACATATCTATGTTTGAATCTCCTAGTAATAGTAATTGTTCCGTGAATGGGATGCTTTTGAGTATCGCTTTCAGCTCAGAGATGAAATCCAATTTATTTGTGCTTGGTGGTCTGTATACTGCTAAGATGTGTGTATTTTTCTTGCCTTGTGTCAATATTCCATGCGTTAATTCTGTAGctttaaatgatattttaggtatttttgtGGTGAATTGTAGGTCATCTCTTGCGTATATTAGAATTCCTCCGCCTCTTCTTGTTTCTCTGGTATTCGGAAACACTGTATAACCTGGGATTTTATATAAGCATACTTCCTCCTTCTTTATGTTAACTTCTGTGAGAATGATGAAATGTAAGGTCCGGCTTGTAATGCAATGGTTTAGTAAAACTAGTAATTGGTTAAATTGTTTTCTTAAGGATCGGATGTTCAAATGTACAATATTCATTTCATGAGTCGAAAACTGTTGAGACCATGCATTAAGATCATTAtatcttgtgaatttaaagtcgGTTTGATCGAATGTGCTGTGTTGGTTATTGAATTTTGTAGTTTTGGAAATCGCATAGTGTGTACTCGCCGCTTTTTTTTGTGGTATTATTGTTTACTGTCGCCCATTTCGCTTAGTCGTTTAATATCGTCTTCATTTTTAATTCTAACAATCTTTCCATTCTCACTCTTCTTGACTAATATGTTAGAATTCTGTATCCATATGAATTTATAGTTATTCTTTAATTGACTGCGGGTTTCCCAGAACAAAAATCTCATCGTGGTGGTTAAGTCTTCATTTATATATATGGGCGTGTTATTGTTATTACGATATACGTCTCCattatttaacttaactttCCGTTTTTGTAGCCATTCATCTCGAGCTTGTTTCGATTTCAGCTTCACGACAACGGGGCGCGGCCGATCTACCCCCATCTTCGGTTTGTTAGGCGATCTCAATCTCTCGGCACTTTCAACGTCTTCTGGGTTTAATTTCAGCTTTACGGCAACATCTTTGATTACTTCTTTTATATTCTCTTGGTCATTGTTCTGTAAGAGACCAgcaatttctatatttttctctttatcTTTCTTCTCCAGCGTGTTAACCCTTTCTTCCAGCGCAGCATTACATTTCTCGAGGTATATGTTTCTTTGTTCTATTGCTTTAAATTTATTCTCAGCAGACTTTTTGAACTCCAGCATTTGTTGATATTGCTCGGCATAAAAGTCTACAGTTTCCATAAGATCATCAATTTTCTTTTCCAACTTAAACATAACATCCAATTTTTTGTTCATATCGATCAACAGAGCTTCTACTGTCAGTTTTTGGGGGTCAACATCTGTTATCGGCGATTGCACAGTTACTCTAGAGCTAGGTTTCTGACACTCATCACATATTTCGGTTTGTAAAAACTGCTTCGAGCTTCTCACACATTTCTTATGGAATACACTTTCGCATGTTCCTTTACACTTCATCACATCGTCTTTAGCCATTGATAAAAACAGTTTACATTTTTTGCACTGAACCATATTTTTGATTCGATTCAACACACTTCGATTCGACACACACCAATTCCAGGAATTAGAAACACGTCCGGACGCGGAGCGCACGCGCGACTGACGACTGACTGTTATAAGCGTATGTAGTTGTATGAGCCAGTACACACATAATACAGTATTCCGTATCCAGTAAAAAATACCGATTCGACAAAATAACAGCAACCCACGGATTCGTAAAACGGATCCTGTTAAAACGGACGTTATATGTGAACGCGCCCTTAGGCagagaaaatttaaattataatatacctatattgaaaactatatattaaaaaaaagcgtAAAAGAACTTTGctttattgtttactagctgacccgcgcaacttcgcttgcgtccagtaagagagaatgggaacaatgtgaaaattttccccgtttttgtaacattttttactggtactctgctccttttggacgtagcgtgatgatatatagcctatgtcctttctcgggtatcaaaatatctccataccaaattggttcagtagtttagacgtgattgagtagcagacagacagacagacagacagagttactttcgcatttataatattagtatggaagtatggatttaaacatgttaaaataaaatcttttgtatataaaagttatttaattagcAAATATAGTCGTCTGCTCAATGTATGAATTAGAAATAGGTTAATACCTAATAAGATACATTTAGAACACTCATTTGGTAttgaaaataacttgaaaattgTTCTGTGAGTTTCGAAAATGAGAAATGAAAGATTTCGATGTACTATTTTGCTATTGCTACCGCGTATCCTGGTTATTCA
The DNA window shown above is from Anticarsia gemmatalis isolate Benzon Research Colony breed Stoneville strain chromosome 29, ilAntGemm2 primary, whole genome shotgun sequence and carries:
- the LOC142984975 gene encoding uncharacterized protein LOC142984975 — translated: MAKDDVMKCKGTCESVFHKKCVRSSKQFLQTEICDECQKPSSRVTVQSPITDVDPQKLTVEALLIDMNKKLDVMFKLEKKIDDLMETVDFYAEQYQQMLEFKKSAENKFKAIEQRNIYLEKCNAALEERVNTLEKKDKEKNIEIAGLLQNNDQENIKEVIKDVAVKLKLNPEDVESAERLRSPNKPKMGVDRPRPVVVKLKSKQARDEWLQKRKVKLNNGDVYRNNNNTPIYINEDLTTTMRFLFWETRSQLKNNYKFIWIQNSNILVKKSENGKIVRIKNEDDIKRLSEMGDSKQ